The nucleotide window GCCCATAACTCGACGCATTGGTCACCCGTACCAGAACCGCACACCGCCTAAGCGGAAAAAGCCGCGCACGTCGTTTTCCCGCGTGCAGATCTGTGAGCTCGAGAAGCGCTTTCACCGGCAGAAGTACTTGGCCAGTGCTGAGCGCGCGGCTCTCGCCAAGACTCTTAAAATGACCGACGCTCAGGTCAAAACCTGGTTCCAGAACCGAAGAACCAAATGGAGGTAAGTCCGCCTTTTAGCAACGGATGTTCTTTGTCGTATTTCCTAAAGCTTTCTCAAACATGCCTAAGGCTCGACCTTTATTATAAGCAAACAGTGATGGCTAACACTTtcataatgattaattaataggATGAATGCACTAATCTTTAGTACATCAGAAAATATTTAATCGTAGACCTACATATGACGAGATTATTCGTAGTCATTAATAATTGTTTTGGTTATCATCTCGTTCTTTTATTCTGTTATCTCATCTTGATAAATTGGAATATTAATacataatttgtattattaatgGTCTTTTTGTGCAGTGTAGGTTAGCCAAAGCTATGGACTATTAATGTAAGTTGGAGCAATTTGCAGTGTGAAACCAGAACCACAAGTTTCTTGGAAAGaaacttcttctttaaaagtttctttgaGACACCCTAATCCAACTTTATCAGTGTGATAGTTATTACACTGTGTTTAGATGTTGTAAATTGTTCCATGACACAGGTGAACATTTAAACAAGTATTGCAATTTAATTTGTGTTCATAATATGTCAGCAATATTAATTCATATTAACATATGACTTGGTGGCTgttaatctacagtatatgcttgTTTCACTGTATGCTAATAAttagtgcatttatttattaatcattatGAAAGCATGAGTAAAAGTGGATCTTATATTAATGTGTCACCTTTTACTGCTATAAATGACTAAATTAgactaacatttacatttacattattttttataagaataCATTAACAAATCTGCACATTAAAGtgcaaaatgttaatgtttaaatagcCTTTTGAAGATGGTGACTCTTATTCTGTCTCTGTTGTCcacatttttgttgctttgctaTATTTCTGCATCTTATTGActgatattttacttaatttatttcttgttgCGCATCttgacatttttatgtaatactTTATCCCTGTTCATGCTCATTTTCTATtaagaaacatttaaattttattattattttaataattgtgtGGATGTAATTTTTGTCATttgattttaacatttaattatgcTCATTATAGTAGTGTTTGTGAAAAAATGGAAATAGTGACTTTCCCTTTACAGAACAATTACATACACTTTTACTGTGATCGTGTGAGTAATATGGTCATCAAAGATTCACCAAAGATTAATAAAtacaacttttaaataaataaataaataaagaaaaaaagaaagaaagaaagaaagaaagaataatcttttatgagtgaatgagtgagtgagatatacatatatatataaaaataatatacaatatactttATCTGTAATATATAATTACACGGTAAATCTTTGATAAAAGATTCTATTATTGTcaatagtttatttttaaatacaaaaataattaccATTTCTACAAACATATAACAGTAGAAATGCTGTAAATACTGATTTCAGTAACTGCATGGCAACTTTTCTGTCAGTAAGATATCGTAAATGCATTtggtaattttttaattgtacaaCCCTTAATACTTTTTTTAGGCGACAGACAGCTGAGGAGAGAGAGGCCGAGCGCCAGCAGGCTAATCGAATGCTACTGCAGCTGCAGGCTGATGCCCTCCAGAAGTCCATCAGTGAGTCAGTGCCAGTAGATCCTCTGTGTGTGCACAACTCTTCACTGTATGCCCTGCAGAACCTGCAGCCATGGGCTCAAGATAAAGCAGGCAAAATGGCCACCACTACTTCTCTGGCCTAAATTAATACTTATTTTCACGAGGAGAGACCCATGAGGAGTAACTGCCATTGTGCAACAACTAAACAACAGAGAatatgttatataaaaaataggaTTGGCTTTATGATCTTGGTGTTATGTTGGGTTGATGACATTGAAATGAACTAATTTGAAGAACAGCACATATAAGCAAAGCACTAGTTTTTTGAAGGACATCAACATTTAACCACACCTGCACCCTAGGAGAAAAGTGTGATTGATCAATATCATGCCAAATATACAAATTTCCTAGTGCCAGTgctttatattaaatgtttagGCTTAATCACAGTGTTTAAGTTTATGCTGAAATGTGCAATGTGAAAGGAGGTTAATTTGTCTGTATCCTCTAAAATAATCAGCAAAAAGTCAATTAACAACTTACACTGCAGTGGGATTTGTGAGTGTTAAATAATTCAATCAAGGTTTACAATTATAAGAAATATTTACTTCttttataacattttctttCCTTGGTGGACAGTAAGTAAAATTTGTAGCTGCGAATTTTAAcacaatttaaaagaaataaaatgtaatatctaAACatccaggcaaaaaaaaaaacagtaatatacatcatattttttttctttgtttc belongs to Clarias gariepinus isolate MV-2021 ecotype Netherlands chromosome 2, CGAR_prim_01v2, whole genome shotgun sequence and includes:
- the LOC128512015 gene encoding T-cell leukemia homeobox protein 3-like, translating into MESEQSPRPEQSSKPSHEPIRFGIDRILGSSDRQHGSESSTDNLTGTTTTFTALVAPLSAFPGSLEDPSEFVANRTLGHRGVIRVPAHRPLGAAIAPPVVSAAPSFGPLCFPWVDNHRRFTKDRLPALLALPITRRIGHPYQNRTPPKRKKPRTSFSRVQICELEKRFHRQKYLASAERAALAKTLKMTDAQVKTWFQNRRTKWRRQTAEEREAERQQANRMLLQLQADALQKSISESVPVDPLCVHNSSLYALQNLQPWAQDKAGKMATTTSLA